The window GTAATTGTTAGAAGAATAGTTAGAGTGAGCCCTTTTTTAAAATGGTTTGATTCATTTTTTGGTGCTTTGCTGAAATTTGTTTTTACATATGCGATTATATTTATTATTATACAGGTAATTCTTTCTGCCTATGGTTATTTGCATCTTACAGAGAATGAATTTATTTATCAAATAGAAACATCAAAATTTTATACAATTGGTGTAAAGATTTTCCCAATAATAAAAGAAAAAATCATTCTTCTTATTGTTTCTGCTGGTCAATAATTTTTTATGAAGATAGAAGATTTTAATTATAATTTGCCAGGGAATCTTATTGCACAGCACCCTATATATCCAAGAGATTATGCAAAACTTATGGTACTAAATAGGAAGGACAAAAGTATTTGTCACCGTCGATTTTATGACATTATTCAATATTTTCACAAAGGGGACATACTTGTACTTAACGATACAAGGGTGATACGGGCGCGAGTGAAAGGATTAAAGGAAGGAACAAAAGGAAAGAGAGAAGTTTTTCTTTTAAATTATTTAGGTAATTATCGATGGGAAGCTCTTGTCAGTCCTGCTAAGCGAACGCATAAAGGCGATAGAATCCTTGTAGATAAAGATAATGGGATATACGTTGAGATAGAAGAGAGAGGACTAACCGGAGAAAATGTTGTGCGGTTTGAAGCTCAAGAGTTGTCAATGGAGGAGATTTTGAAAATTGCAGGCAATATACCTCTTCCCCCGTATATAAAAGGAAAAATTGCAAATGAAGAGGAATACCAAACTGTTTTTTCAGAAAGAGATGGGGCAGTTGCAGCTCCTACTGCGGGGTTGCATTTTACAGAAAATCTTTTAGAGAAGGTAAAAGAAAAAGGTGTAAAAGTAGTATACATCACTCTGCATGTAGGCCTGGGTACATTCAGGCCTGTGAAAGAGGAAATTGAAAAACATAAAATGCACAGTGAAGAATTTTTCATTTCTGAAGAAACAGCACAAATTATTAATGAATCAAAGTCGACAGGAGGAATGGTGTTTGCATGCGGGACAACAACAGTAAGATCGTTAGAAACAGCTGCTACTTTTAAAGGAGTTTTAAAACCAATGAAGGGCAAGACGCGGTTGTTTATAAAACATGGATATCCTTTTAAAGTTGTCGATGCAATTATAACGAATTTTCATTTTCCCCGCACAACGCTTCTTATGCTTGTTGCTGCATTTGCTGGGATGGATTTTATTCTTGATGCATACAATGTTGCCGTAAAAGAATGTTATAGATTTTATAGTTTTGGTGACGCAATGCTTATTATATAGGAGAAGATAAAAAATGGAAGATATTAAGTTTAAAATTGTTAAAAAAAGCAGTGAAACAAGAGCGCGCATAACAGATTTTGAGACGGCGCATTCTATTATTGAGACTCCCGTCTTTATGCCAGTTGGAACGCAAGCAACTGTTAAAACTCTTACTTCAGATGAAATTGATGAGATGGGGTTTAAAATTATACTTGGTAATACATATCATCTTTACTTGCAGCCTAGCGCAGATGTAATAAAAAAGGCAGGTGGGTTGCATAAGTTTATGAATTGGAAACATGCAATTCTTACGGATAGTGGTGGATTTCAGGTATTATCGCTAAAAGAGATAAGAAAGATTGAAAAGGATGGTGTAATGTTTCGTTCATTTATTGATGGTTCAAAGCATTATTTCACTCCAGAGAAAGTTATAGATATTGAAGAAAAGATTGGAGCAGACATTATTATTCCTCTTGATATATGCGGAACATATCCCTCAAACCGGGCTCTGGCTGACAGGGAGCTTGATATTACGCTTGATTGGTCCGAGAGGAGCTTGAAAGCAAAAACCAGGGACGATCAAGTTATGTTTGGCGTTATCCAGGGGAGTTTTTATGAAGATTTGAGAAAAAAAGCAGTGGATGGTATTTTGTTGTTAGGTTTCCCTGGAGTAACGCTTGGGGGTTTAAGTGTAGGGGAAGAAAAAGAACTCACAAAAGAAATGGTTGATTATACTGTTTCGATTTTACCTGAGGATAAACCACGGTATCTTATGGGTGTGGGTGACCCAATTAGTATTCTTGAGTATGTGAAACTCGGAGTGGACATGTTCGATTGTGTTCTTCCTACACGTGTTGCTCGTAATCGCACTCTTTTTACAAAGAACGGTCCTATAAAAATAACAAAAGCAATTTATAGGGAAGATTTCACTCCAATAGAGGATGATTGTGATTGCTATACTTGCAGGACATTTACCAAAGCATACTTAAATCATCTATTTAAAGCAAGAGAATTTCTTGCAGGAAGACTAGCTACAATTCATAATCTTTTTTTTCTTCAAAAATTAATCCTGAATATAAGAAAGTCTATCGAGGATGATAATTTTCTTGAATTCTACGAGGGTTTTAAGAAAAGATATCAACAGGCGAGCTATAAATAACCAAGTACATTTTGCTTTCACTTGTTAGATTTGAAAATGTGTAAAACTCCCACCGCAAGTTCAAGGTTAACCGGAAATAATTGTCTTTTGGGGCTACAACGGTGATTCTTTGCGAAGCGATTAGAAAATGGTCATTCTGTGCCTGCTTCTTTTTTTACTTTAGTTAAACTACTCTATCTTTTTTTAATCTGAATACCAAGATCATCTAATTGCTCTTTTTTGACTTTATTGGGTGCATCTGTCAGAGGAGATATTCCTGCTGTTGTTTTAGGAAAAGCAATTACATCTCTTAAACTTTTTGCATTACTCATAATCCATACAAGTCTGTCAAGGCCAAAAGCAATACCCCCATGTGGAGGGGCTCCCAGTTTCAGTGCTTTGAGAAGAAAGCCAAATTTATTTTCTGCTTCTTGTTCTGTCAACCCTATTGCATTAAAGACGCGTTTTTGAAGAATTGGGTTGTGAATTCTGATACTCCCACTTCCCATTTCATTACCATTTAAAGCCAAATCGTAAGCAAGGGCATGAAGATTGTCTTTGTCTTCATCTATTTTGTCTAACTCTTCAGGATTTGGCATAGTAAAGGGATGATGTTCTGTTTCATATCGATTTTCTTCTTTGTTAAATGAAAAAAATGGAAAATCTGTGATCCATATAAAGTTCCATTTTTCTTTTGGAATGAGATCAAATTTTCTTGCGAGGAAAAGTCTGATTTTTCCTATTATTTCAAATCCATTTTTTTTATTTACAATAAAGAGTAGCGCAATATCATTATTTTTACCATTTTTAAGAAGTATTTCTTTTTCCGTTTCGTCAAGATATTTTGCATAGGAGGAAGATATTCCGTCATTTATTTTAAACTCCAGGAATCCGGCTACTCCTTGTTCTTTTATTTCTTCTTTTAGGATATCAATTTCTTTTCTTGAAAGTTTTGCACAGCTGGGGACAAACAATGCAAGAATTTTTTGTCCTTTTTCTATACTGTTTTTAATTAAATTAAACTTGCTTTCTTTGAAGAAATTTGTTAGATCTTTTATCTCCATTCCGAAACGTGTATCTGGTTTGTCAGAACCGTAACGGAGCATTGCTTCGGCATATTTTATCCGCGGAAACGGAGTGACAATGTCTGTATCCAATACATCTTTAAACATTTTTTTATACATACCTTCGGTAAGGAGCATTATGTCCTCCTGGTTTACGAACGACATTTCAATATCAATTTGTGTGAATTCCGGCTGTCTATCCTGTCTTAAATCTTCGTCTCTAAAACATCGTGCAATCTGAAAATATTTTTCAAAACCTCCTACCATAAGGATTTGCTTGAAGAGCTGAGGAGATTGTGGAAGTGCATAGAATTTTCCTTTGTTCAATCTGGATGGTACGATAAAATCTCTTGCTCCTTCTGGTGTGCTTTTTGTGAGAATTGGTGTCTCAACATCTATGAAATCTTTTTGAATTAGATAATTTCTGATGCTTTGAACTATTTTTGCTCTTAATTCAAAGGTTTTTCTTACTTCAGGTTTTCTCAAATCAAGATATCTGTATCTTAATCTTACTATTTCGTCAACATCCTGTCCGGCAAACGGATTAAAAGGAAGGTCTTCTGCTTCCGAAAAAATTTCTGCAGTTTCTATCTCGATTTCTATTTTTCCTGTTTTTAGATTTGGATTTTCTGTTTCACGTTTTTTAACTATACCCTTAATTCCTATTACTGATTCTGTTTTCAGTGTTTGGAATTTTTTGAATAGTGTTTTGATTACTGTATCGGGGTTTAGAACGATTTGAACAATTCCGGACCTGTCTCTAATATCTAAAAAAAGAAGTCCACCAAGGTTTCTTTTTTTTTGTATCCAGCCATTAATGGTTACACTGCTTCCTATTTCTTTTTCTGTTATATCTGCGCAGTTTATTGTTCTTTTAAGCATTTTTTTCTCCTTTTGTGTAATTTTTAAGGAATGTTATAATTTGATCTGATGGTATTTCTTTTTGTTCTTTTGTTTTCATATTTTTAATCTGTAGGACTCTTTTTTCTTTTTCTTCTTCACCAAGTATAATTGTGTAGAATGAATGTTGTTTTGCACTTCTTTCAAGCTGTTTTTTGAAGTTCCCACCTTTTGTATCCATTAGGACAATAAAACCGTTATTCCGTAATATGCTTGCAATAGCTATTGCTT is drawn from Caldisericota bacterium and contains these coding sequences:
- the queA gene encoding tRNA preQ1(34) S-adenosylmethionine ribosyltransferase-isomerase QueA; protein product: MKIEDFNYNLPGNLIAQHPIYPRDYAKLMVLNRKDKSICHRRFYDIIQYFHKGDILVLNDTRVIRARVKGLKEGTKGKREVFLLNYLGNYRWEALVSPAKRTHKGDRILVDKDNGIYVEIEERGLTGENVVRFEAQELSMEEILKIAGNIPLPPYIKGKIANEEEYQTVFSERDGAVAAPTAGLHFTENLLEKVKEKGVKVVYITLHVGLGTFRPVKEEIEKHKMHSEEFFISEETAQIINESKSTGGMVFACGTTTVRSLETAATFKGVLKPMKGKTRLFIKHGYPFKVVDAIITNFHFPRTTLLMLVAAFAGMDFILDAYNVAVKECYRFYSFGDAMLII
- the tgt gene encoding tRNA guanosine(34) transglycosylase Tgt; amino-acid sequence: MEDIKFKIVKKSSETRARITDFETAHSIIETPVFMPVGTQATVKTLTSDEIDEMGFKIILGNTYHLYLQPSADVIKKAGGLHKFMNWKHAILTDSGGFQVLSLKEIRKIEKDGVMFRSFIDGSKHYFTPEKVIDIEEKIGADIIIPLDICGTYPSNRALADRELDITLDWSERSLKAKTRDDQVMFGVIQGSFYEDLRKKAVDGILLLGFPGVTLGGLSVGEEKELTKEMVDYTVSILPEDKPRYLMGVGDPISILEYVKLGVDMFDCVLPTRVARNRTLFTKNGPIKITKAIYREDFTPIEDDCDCYTCRTFTKAYLNHLFKAREFLAGRLATIHNLFFLQKLILNIRKSIEDDNFLEFYEGFKKRYQQASYK
- the aspS gene encoding aspartate--tRNA ligase, with protein sequence MLKRTINCADITEKEIGSSVTINGWIQKKRNLGGLLFLDIRDRSGIVQIVLNPDTVIKTLFKKFQTLKTESVIGIKGIVKKRETENPNLKTGKIEIEIETAEIFSEAEDLPFNPFAGQDVDEIVRLRYRYLDLRKPEVRKTFELRAKIVQSIRNYLIQKDFIDVETPILTKSTPEGARDFIVPSRLNKGKFYALPQSPQLFKQILMVGGFEKYFQIARCFRDEDLRQDRQPEFTQIDIEMSFVNQEDIMLLTEGMYKKMFKDVLDTDIVTPFPRIKYAEAMLRYGSDKPDTRFGMEIKDLTNFFKESKFNLIKNSIEKGQKILALFVPSCAKLSRKEIDILKEEIKEQGVAGFLEFKINDGISSSYAKYLDETEKEILLKNGKNNDIALLFIVNKKNGFEIIGKIRLFLARKFDLIPKEKWNFIWITDFPFFSFNKEENRYETEHHPFTMPNPEELDKIDEDKDNLHALAYDLALNGNEMGSGSIRIHNPILQKRVFNAIGLTEQEAENKFGFLLKALKLGAPPHGGIAFGLDRLVWIMSNAKSLRDVIAFPKTTAGISPLTDAPNKVKKEQLDDLGIQIKKR